A window of the Chloroflexi bacterium ADurb.Bin180 genome harbors these coding sequences:
- a CDS encoding Major Facilitator Superfamily protein, producing the protein MTEAPARRLHWYEHIWVNANWFALTLRAQVLAGLVVPLLVQNYVGEAQKGSYYGTIRLWALMMAVLTQALFGLLSDHYPSRWGRRRPFVVIGTLAEVVVFALMAWVAGLSGMTGFYLLLVLYLLSMLASNYSQGGTQGLIPDVVPPDQRGTTSGVKMLLEIPLPLVLVGLVIAPMVSQGRIGLALAVTAAGMLVCMALTLLVHEESSLGTTTPIDWKPLLSLVWMTVVFTAIILGLGWVVKVVMAALGSTSRLVLSLIGVLAMVVAVIAGIFGSLAVHSDPTVRRSHPFIWWTISRLAALVAVNNIASFLLYFLQDKFTLPAQEAVSLAGLLPMVLGGFVVLFGLVAGWLSDRFDRRWMTALGAGIGALGVVVIVLGPSIAWMYVAAAIIGLAYALFNVASWALGTDIIPTERAGEFLGLQNLAGAGAGAIGAYIGGSIADHTGYVWMMVMFGVMFVLSALTVLWVKEARPAG; encoded by the coding sequence ATGACCGAAGCACCTGCTCGCCGCTTGCACTGGTACGAACACATCTGGGTCAATGCCAACTGGTTTGCCCTCACCCTGCGCGCCCAGGTCCTGGCCGGCCTGGTGGTGCCGCTGCTGGTGCAGAACTATGTCGGTGAAGCGCAAAAGGGCTCCTACTATGGCACCATCCGCCTCTGGGCGCTGATGATGGCCGTGCTCACCCAGGCCCTGTTTGGCCTGCTGAGCGACCACTATCCCTCGCGCTGGGGCCGCCGCCGGCCTTTTGTCGTTATCGGCACCCTGGCCGAAGTGGTCGTCTTTGCGCTGATGGCCTGGGTGGCCGGCCTCAGCGGGATGACCGGCTTCTACCTGCTGCTGGTGCTCTACCTGCTGTCGATGCTGGCCTCGAACTATTCGCAGGGCGGCACCCAGGGCCTGATCCCCGACGTGGTGCCCCCCGACCAGCGCGGCACGACCTCTGGCGTCAAGATGCTGCTGGAGATCCCGCTGCCGCTGGTGCTGGTGGGCCTGGTCATTGCCCCGATGGTCAGCCAGGGCCGGATCGGCCTGGCCCTGGCCGTGACCGCGGCCGGCATGCTCGTCTGTATGGCCCTGACCCTCCTGGTGCACGAAGAGAGCTCGCTGGGCACCACCACGCCCATCGACTGGAAGCCCCTGCTGAGCCTGGTGTGGATGACCGTGGTCTTTACCGCCATCATCCTGGGGCTGGGCTGGGTGGTCAAGGTGGTGATGGCCGCGCTGGGCAGCACCTCGCGCCTGGTGCTGAGCCTCATCGGCGTCCTGGCCATGGTCGTGGCCGTGATCGCCGGCATCTTTGGCTCGCTGGCCGTGCACAGCGATCCCACTGTGCGCCGCAGCCACCCTTTCATCTGGTGGACCATCTCCCGCCTGGCGGCGCTCGTGGCGGTGAACAACATTGCCTCTTTCCTGCTGTACTTTTTGCAGGACAAGTTCACTCTGCCGGCCCAGGAGGCCGTCTCGCTGGCCGGATTGCTGCCGATGGTGCTGGGCGGGTTCGTCGTCCTGTTCGGCCTGGTGGCCGGGTGGCTGTCGGATCGCTTTGACCGGCGCTGGATGACCGCCCTGGGCGCTGGCATCGGCGCACTGGGCGTGGTGGTGATCGTGCTCGGCCCGAGCATTGCCTGGATGTACGTGGCCGCGGCGATCATCGGCCTGGCCTATGCCCTGTTCAACGTGGCCTCGTGGGCCCTGGGCACAGACATCATTCCCACCGAGCGGGCCGGCGAGTTTCTGGGCCTGCAGAACCTGGCCGGAGCGGGCGCGGGGGCCATCGGCGCCTACATCGGGGGGTCCATCGCCGACCACACCGGCTATGTGTGGATGATGGTCATGTTTGGCGTGATGTTTGTGCTGTCGGCCCTCACGGTGCTGTGGGTGAAGGAGGCCAGGCCCGCCGGCTGA